The Nitriliruptor alkaliphilus DSM 45188 genome includes a region encoding these proteins:
- a CDS encoding ABC transporter permease, whose translation MTAPVAAPDLRERLARFAASGTAPVALLLVVVLVAIVVINPSFAQPRPMLALLQKAAPLVILAVGQYLVIVSGEFDLSVGSLVGAQVVIAARFIDGDEAMTLPILGVMLAFGIVVGLVNGLVTTILKVPSFITTLGMLLVLAGAIRLWTGGAPTGALSDAFRTLGRGGIENVPGIGRIPWAVFVAAFVTAAIVALVRRPYGRVLIAVGDNDRAAAFAGVRVARTRTIAFVLSSVLATIAAVLIGGFAGVTAQVGQGLEFTAITAVVLGGVVLGGGRGTVVAAVLGALALESLFTLFNQLGLPSTLRPTAQGIILIAAVAYASRTVSRPRTTRHDPPPAQPVPATASGGNDA comes from the coding sequence GTGACCGCCCCGGTGGCTGCCCCGGACCTGCGCGAGCGTCTCGCCCGCTTCGCGGCGAGCGGCACTGCGCCGGTGGCGCTCCTCCTCGTGGTCGTCCTCGTGGCGATCGTGGTGATCAACCCCAGCTTCGCGCAGCCGCGGCCCATGCTCGCGTTGCTGCAGAAGGCGGCTCCCCTCGTCATCCTCGCCGTCGGGCAGTACCTGGTGATCGTGTCGGGTGAGTTCGACCTGTCGGTCGGCTCCCTCGTCGGTGCGCAGGTGGTCATCGCCGCCCGGTTCATCGACGGCGACGAAGCCATGACGCTGCCGATCCTCGGGGTCATGCTCGCGTTCGGCATCGTGGTGGGCCTCGTCAACGGGCTCGTGACCACCATCCTCAAGGTGCCGTCCTTCATCACCACGCTCGGCATGCTGCTCGTGCTCGCCGGTGCGATCCGCCTGTGGACCGGTGGCGCACCGACCGGGGCGCTGTCCGACGCGTTCCGCACCCTCGGCCGCGGCGGGATCGAGAACGTGCCGGGCATCGGCCGCATCCCGTGGGCCGTGTTCGTCGCGGCGTTCGTGACCGCCGCGATCGTCGCCCTCGTGCGGCGCCCCTACGGCCGGGTCCTCATCGCGGTCGGGGACAACGATCGCGCCGCCGCGTTCGCCGGCGTCCGTGTCGCGCGGACCCGGACCATCGCTTTCGTCCTGTCGAGCGTGCTCGCCACGATCGCTGCCGTGCTCATCGGTGGCTTCGCGGGCGTCACGGCGCAGGTCGGTCAGGGCCTCGAGTTCACCGCGATCACTGCGGTGGTCCTCGGTGGTGTGGTGCTCGGCGGGGGGCGCGGCACCGTCGTGGCCGCCGTCCTCGGTGCGCTCGCCCTCGAGAGCCTGTTCACGCTGTTCAACCAGCTCGGCCTGCCGTCGACGCTGCGGCCCACCGCCCAGGGGATCATCCTCATCGCGGCGGTGGCGTACGCGTCACGGACGGTCAGCCGGCCCCGTACCACCCGGCACGACCCACCCCCGGCACAGCCCGTGCCGGCGACCGCATCAGGAGGCAACGATGCGTAA
- a CDS encoding ABC transporter permease, with translation MSAAVGAVVPAPVRRLGTTGLVYLALLVIVVLSTLLVGAQGGNLLSRANLVDLLTRSSLLGFVAIGQTFVILGRSLDLSVGHVMALSSLLGATTMAGDPARIPLGIAVALGAAALIGLVNGVVVAKLRVNAFIATLGMSLILRGYLDTNYRGPAGNVPSVFQGFGYTRIGPVPVSTAVMLGVAVLAIVLLRRSRFGFHLYAVGGSDEVARLSGIRTDRVLIGAHVLCSVAAGIAGLLIAARFGTGSALVYGSGYDLESIAAVVLGGTYLLGGRGGVGGTVAGVMILSVLDTVFNILAVDPFFKDVLRGTIIIAAVAIYARRQLERRAARVRFGQSPPPTTPAAQPAVPAEPGARP, from the coding sequence GTGAGCGCGGCCGTCGGCGCCGTCGTGCCCGCCCCCGTGCGCCGGCTCGGGACGACCGGGCTGGTCTACCTCGCGCTGCTCGTGATCGTGGTGCTCAGCACCCTCCTCGTCGGAGCGCAGGGCGGCAACCTGCTGTCGCGCGCGAACCTCGTGGACCTGCTCACCCGCTCCAGCCTCCTCGGGTTCGTGGCGATCGGGCAGACCTTCGTCATCCTCGGCCGCTCGCTGGACCTGTCGGTCGGGCACGTGATGGCGCTGTCGAGCCTGCTGGGCGCGACGACGATGGCGGGCGACCCTGCCCGTATCCCGCTCGGCATCGCCGTGGCGCTCGGGGCAGCCGCGCTGATCGGCCTGGTCAACGGGGTGGTGGTCGCCAAGCTGCGCGTCAACGCCTTCATCGCCACCCTCGGCATGAGCCTGATCCTCCGCGGCTACCTCGACACCAACTACCGCGGGCCGGCCGGCAACGTGCCCTCCGTCTTCCAGGGGTTCGGTTACACGCGTATCGGCCCGGTCCCGGTGTCGACGGCCGTGATGCTGGGTGTGGCCGTGTTGGCGATCGTGCTGCTGCGTCGCAGCCGGTTCGGCTTCCACCTCTACGCGGTCGGCGGCAGCGACGAGGTCGCGCGCCTGTCGGGCATCCGCACCGACCGCGTGCTCATCGGTGCGCACGTGCTGTGCTCGGTCGCGGCCGGCATCGCAGGGTTGCTGATCGCCGCCCGTTTCGGCACCGGCAGCGCGCTGGTGTACGGGTCCGGGTACGACCTCGAGTCGATCGCGGCGGTGGTCCTCGGTGGGACCTACCTGCTCGGCGGGCGTGGCGGCGTGGGCGGGACCGTCGCCGGCGTGATGATCCTGTCGGTGCTCGACACGGTCTTCAACATCCTCGCCGTGGACCCGTTCTTCAAGGACGTGCTGCGCGGCACCATCATCATCGCCGCCGTCGCGATCTACGCCCGGCGCCAGCTGGAACGACGCGCCGCCCGCGTCCGGTTCGGGCAGAGCCCACCACCGACCACGCCCGCAGCGCAGCCTGCGGTCCCCGCCGAGCCGGGGGCGCGACCGTGA
- a CDS encoding ROK family transcriptional regulator translates to MARTPGSVTRATASATANAVAGAGDLLSLLRDGEPRTRSELAAVTGLARSTVTQRVDALLASGLLAPAGAAVSTGGRPPVRFAFNPGARVTFAADLGATHARFAVTDLAGRVLEEHREDLDIALGPDHVLDRVVTVGERLLDHSGREASELLGVGLGLPGPVEHSAGRPVNPPIMPGWDGFDVQGHLTQRLDAPVLVDNDVNIMALGEHFATWPDEQHLLFIKVATGIGCGIISDGHVHRGAQGAAGDLGHVQLAREEQVLCRCGNVGCLEAVASGAAVARRLQEQGIDASSALDVVELARAGSVPAIQLIREAGRDIGEVLAAVVNLLNPSVIVIGGSLGLVGDHLIAGIREVIYRRSLPLATQHLRIVSSRTGDRAGILGAAVMVIDHGLAPSRVDARVNGT, encoded by the coding sequence ATGGCACGCACACCCGGCTCGGTGACCAGAGCGACCGCGTCAGCCACCGCCAACGCGGTGGCGGGAGCGGGCGATCTGCTCTCGCTCCTGCGCGACGGCGAGCCGCGGACCCGCTCCGAGCTCGCCGCCGTCACCGGGCTCGCCCGCTCCACGGTGACCCAGCGCGTGGACGCGCTGCTCGCCAGCGGGCTGCTCGCCCCGGCCGGCGCCGCGGTATCCACCGGCGGGCGCCCCCCGGTGCGGTTCGCGTTCAACCCCGGCGCGCGCGTGACCTTCGCCGCCGACCTCGGCGCCACCCACGCCCGGTTCGCGGTCACCGACCTCGCCGGCAGGGTCCTCGAGGAGCACCGCGAGGACCTCGACATCGCGCTCGGTCCCGACCACGTCCTCGACCGGGTGGTGACCGTCGGCGAGCGACTGCTCGATCACAGCGGTCGGGAGGCCAGCGAGCTGCTCGGCGTCGGCCTCGGCCTCCCCGGACCGGTCGAGCACTCCGCCGGGCGACCCGTCAACCCGCCGATCATGCCCGGTTGGGACGGCTTCGACGTGCAAGGTCACCTCACGCAGCGGCTGGACGCTCCGGTGCTGGTCGACAACGACGTGAACATCATGGCGCTCGGCGAGCACTTCGCGACCTGGCCCGACGAACAACACCTGCTGTTCATCAAGGTCGCCACCGGCATCGGGTGCGGGATCATCAGCGATGGCCACGTCCACCGGGGCGCCCAGGGTGCCGCCGGCGACCTGGGACACGTCCAGCTGGCGCGCGAGGAACAGGTCCTGTGTCGGTGCGGCAACGTCGGGTGCCTCGAAGCGGTCGCGAGCGGCGCCGCGGTCGCCCGACGGTTGCAGGAGCAGGGCATCGACGCCAGCTCGGCCCTCGACGTGGTCGAGCTCGCCCGGGCCGGCTCGGTGCCGGCCATCCAGCTCATCCGCGAGGCCGGCCGGGACATCGGCGAGGTCCTGGCCGCCGTCGTCAACCTGCTCAACCCCTCCGTCATCGTCATCGGTGGGTCGCTCGGCCTCGTCGGGGACCACCTCATCGCCGGGATCCGCGAGGTGATCTACCGCCGCTCCCTGCCCCTGGCCACCCAGCACCTGCGGATCGTCAGCTCACGCACCGGCGACCGTGCCGGCATCCTCGGCGCTGCGGTGATGGTGATCGACCACGGCCTCGCGCCGAGCCGCGTCGACGCCCGGGTCAACGGCACCTGA
- a CDS encoding Gfo/Idh/MocA family protein has translation MGRVHARAVRVAGGRVVGVASSTPERARRAQAELGAEQVFADVDAVLADPEVDVVHVCTPNHLHAPIASAALAAGKHVVCEKPLATDAGTTADLVAAAEGRIATVPFVYRFHPVVREARARVRDGAIGAIHLVHGSYLQDWLLHPGDDNWRVDPALGGPSRAFGDIGSHWCDLLEFVTGDRIARVSAMASTVNPQRGQRSVATEDVVTVQFVTGAGVLGTCVISQVSAGRKNRLYLEVSGADGSLGFDQEDPERLWLGGREASGHLVRDPDTLHPDAARYARLPAGHAQGYQDCFDAFVADTFEAIRSVAPDGLPTFADGHRAALLAEAVLASARDERWVEVAP, from the coding sequence ATGGGGCGTGTGCACGCTCGTGCGGTCCGTGTCGCCGGTGGTCGCGTGGTCGGGGTGGCGTCCTCGACGCCGGAGCGGGCGCGCCGTGCGCAGGCCGAGCTCGGTGCCGAACAGGTCTTCGCGGACGTCGATGCGGTGCTCGCCGACCCCGAGGTCGACGTCGTCCACGTGTGCACCCCCAACCACCTGCACGCACCGATCGCCTCGGCGGCGCTGGCGGCCGGCAAGCACGTGGTGTGCGAGAAGCCGCTCGCCACCGACGCCGGGACGACGGCCGACCTGGTCGCCGCCGCGGAGGGTCGGATCGCCACGGTCCCGTTCGTCTACCGCTTCCACCCCGTGGTCCGCGAGGCGCGCGCCCGGGTCCGCGACGGCGCGATCGGGGCCATCCACCTCGTGCACGGCAGCTACCTGCAGGACTGGCTGCTGCACCCTGGTGACGACAACTGGCGGGTCGACCCCGCCCTCGGTGGTCCCTCACGCGCGTTCGGCGACATCGGCTCGCACTGGTGCGACCTGCTCGAGTTCGTCACCGGCGACCGCATCGCCCGCGTGTCGGCCATGGCCTCGACCGTCAACCCCCAACGGGGCCAGCGGTCCGTGGCGACCGAGGACGTCGTGACCGTCCAGTTCGTGACGGGTGCGGGTGTGCTCGGCACCTGCGTCATCAGTCAGGTCTCGGCTGGTCGCAAGAACCGCCTGTACCTCGAGGTCTCCGGTGCCGACGGCAGCCTCGGGTTCGACCAGGAGGACCCCGAACGGCTCTGGCTCGGGGGACGCGAGGCCAGCGGTCACCTGGTGCGCGACCCCGACACCCTGCACCCCGATGCGGCCCGCTACGCCCGCCTGCCGGCGGGGCACGCGCAGGGGTACCAGGACTGCTTCGACGCGTTCGTCGCGGACACGTTCGAGGCCATCCGCAGCGTCGCGCCGGACGGGCTGCCGACCTTCGCCGACGGGCACCGCGCAGCCCTGCTGGCGGAGGCCGTGCTCGCCTCTGCCAGGGACGAACGCTGGGTCGAGGTGGCGCCGTGA
- a CDS encoding TldD/PmbA family protein, translating into MSEMLEQLQQAADEVLRTVGDVASDAEANVSVTRTRHGLTRFANSFIHQHVGEDTRVVRLTLAIDGRTATASTTDLDPEGMRQLVERTLTSARMQPVDPTWPGATPPAEVTHVGNLDAATADATPDERARLVKDFVDEGPDLRAAGFVDTATTEAAFASTAGQRVAGAATRATLDGIHQTATSAGSSHGTSYRLRDLDASACGGRAADLARRSETAVDIDPGAYPVVLLPEAVATLVTFLAFYGFNGKAHREGASFAQLDAQQFDRAITLTADPTDPRAIGLPFDAEGSPRSRYHLVEDGVTRNLSHDRRTAKAVDARTTGDALPGGEGFGALPGTVLLQPGSADVDAMIGSVERGLLVNQFHYCRILDPKSQVVTGLTRNGTFLIEDGKVAGAVGNLRFTQSFLAALGEGQVTAIGGDDRFASGEFGEGMVLAPSMQLASWNFTGGAKG; encoded by the coding sequence ATGAGCGAGATGCTCGAGCAGCTCCAGCAGGCCGCCGACGAGGTCCTGCGCACCGTCGGCGACGTCGCCAGCGATGCCGAGGCCAACGTCAGCGTCACGCGCACGCGGCACGGCCTGACCCGCTTCGCCAACTCCTTCATCCACCAGCACGTGGGCGAGGACACCCGCGTGGTGCGCCTGACCCTCGCCATCGACGGACGCACCGCCACGGCGTCGACCACCGACCTCGACCCCGAGGGGATGCGCCAACTGGTCGAGCGCACGCTCACCTCCGCGCGCATGCAGCCGGTGGACCCGACGTGGCCGGGTGCCACGCCACCCGCCGAGGTCACCCACGTCGGCAACCTCGATGCGGCGACGGCGGACGCCACGCCCGACGAGCGCGCACGGCTGGTGAAGGACTTCGTCGACGAGGGGCCGGACCTGCGGGCGGCGGGCTTCGTCGACACCGCGACGACGGAAGCCGCGTTCGCCTCGACCGCCGGCCAACGTGTGGCGGGCGCCGCCACGCGCGCGACGCTGGACGGCATCCACCAGACCGCGACGTCGGCCGGCAGCTCCCACGGGACCTCGTACCGCCTGCGCGACCTCGATGCATCGGCCTGTGGCGGGCGGGCCGCCGACCTCGCCCGCCGGAGCGAGACGGCCGTGGACATCGACCCGGGCGCCTACCCGGTCGTGCTGCTGCCCGAGGCAGTCGCCACGCTGGTGACCTTCCTCGCCTTCTACGGCTTCAACGGCAAGGCCCACCGCGAGGGCGCCTCCTTCGCCCAGCTCGATGCGCAGCAGTTCGACCGGGCGATCACCCTCACCGCCGACCCGACCGACCCACGGGCGATCGGCCTGCCCTTCGACGCCGAGGGGTCACCACGGTCGCGCTACCACCTGGTCGAGGACGGGGTCACCCGCAACCTCTCCCACGACCGCCGGACGGCCAAGGCCGTCGACGCGCGGACCACGGGCGACGCCCTGCCCGGGGGTGAGGGTTTCGGTGCCCTGCCGGGCACGGTCCTGCTCCAACCGGGCAGCGCCGACGTGGACGCGATGATCGGATCGGTCGAACGCGGGCTGCTGGTCAACCAGTTCCACTACTGCCGCATCCTCGACCCGAAATCCCAGGTCGTGACCGGGCTCACACGCAACGGCACGTTCCTGATCGAGGACGGGAAGGTCGCCGGTGCGGTCGGCAACCTGCGCTTCACCCAGTCCTTCCTCGCGGCGCTCGGTGAGGGGCAGGTGACCGCCATCGGCGGGGACGACCGGTTCGCCTCGGGCGAGTTCGGCGAGGGCATGGTCCTAGCGCCATCGATGCAGCTGGCGAGCTGGAACTTCACCGGCGGCGCGAAGGGCTGA
- a CDS encoding TldD/PmbA family protein: MANHAFDDTGYDLASTAVEAALAAGATYADARVVRRRSERIAARNGELETVATDEDLGLGVRALIGSSWGFAATSDLTASAAGRVGAEATATAKASALAPGSDLQLADVEVRQDTYQTPHAEDPFAVPLSEKVELVTGVTAAMLEVDGVAVTTAQLMFWDTEKWFVSSQGHRIAQHLVESGCGMDATAVGEHETQRRSYPQSFGHVETGGYEVIRRFDLPAHAGRVAEEAVQLLTAADCPAGELDLILESSQLALQIHESVGHAIELDRILGWEAAFAGTSFLDLEQLGSLKYGSELMNITADATIPGALATFGYDDEGTPAQCVDIVREGTWVGVLSGRDSAHLAGLPPGGMVRADGFNRLPMVRMTNVGLTPGEGTMEDIVADTDHGVVMATNRSWSIDDKRLNFQFGCEIGWEVVKGKRARMVKNPTYTGITPRFWGSLDRLAGEEEWMAWGVPNCGKGQPMQIGHTGHPASPGRFRGVRVGVKG, translated from the coding sequence GTGGCCAACCACGCCTTCGACGACACCGGCTACGACCTGGCCAGCACCGCCGTCGAGGCCGCCCTCGCAGCCGGTGCGACCTACGCCGACGCCCGCGTGGTGCGGCGCCGGAGCGAACGCATCGCGGCCCGCAACGGCGAACTCGAGACCGTGGCCACCGACGAGGATCTCGGCCTCGGTGTGCGCGCACTGATCGGTTCGTCGTGGGGGTTCGCGGCCACCTCCGACCTGACCGCGAGCGCCGCCGGCCGCGTCGGCGCCGAGGCCACCGCCACCGCCAAGGCATCGGCCCTCGCCCCCGGCAGCGACCTGCAGCTGGCCGATGTCGAGGTCCGCCAGGACACCTACCAGACCCCCCATGCCGAGGACCCCTTCGCGGTCCCCTTGAGCGAGAAGGTGGAGCTGGTCACGGGCGTGACCGCCGCGATGCTCGAGGTCGACGGTGTCGCGGTCACCACCGCCCAGCTGATGTTCTGGGACACCGAGAAGTGGTTCGTGTCCTCGCAGGGCCACCGCATCGCCCAGCACCTGGTCGAGAGCGGGTGCGGGATGGACGCCACCGCCGTCGGCGAACACGAGACCCAGCGCCGTAGCTACCCGCAATCGTTCGGCCACGTCGAGACCGGCGGCTACGAGGTCATCCGGCGCTTCGACCTGCCCGCACACGCCGGGCGCGTCGCCGAGGAGGCCGTGCAGCTGTTGACTGCCGCCGACTGCCCGGCCGGGGAGCTGGACCTCATCCTCGAGTCGTCGCAGCTGGCGCTGCAGATCCACGAGTCGGTCGGGCACGCCATCGAGCTCGACCGCATCCTCGGCTGGGAGGCCGCCTTCGCCGGCACCTCGTTCCTCGACCTCGAGCAGCTCGGGTCGCTGAAGTACGGCTCGGAGCTGATGAACATCACCGCCGACGCGACCATCCCCGGCGCGCTGGCCACCTTCGGCTACGACGACGAAGGCACCCCCGCACAGTGCGTCGACATCGTGCGCGAGGGCACCTGGGTCGGCGTGCTGTCCGGCCGGGATTCGGCGCACCTCGCCGGTCTGCCACCGGGTGGGATGGTCCGCGCGGACGGGTTCAACCGCCTCCCGATGGTGCGGATGACCAACGTCGGCCTCACGCCCGGCGAGGGCACGATGGAGGACATCGTCGCGGACACCGATCACGGCGTCGTGATGGCCACCAACCGGTCGTGGTCGATCGACGACAAGCGCCTCAACTTCCAGTTCGGTTGCGAGATCGGCTGGGAGGTCGTCAAGGGCAAGCGCGCCCGGATGGTCAAGAACCCGACCTACACCGGGATCACCCCGCGGTTCTGGGGGTCGCTCGACCGGCTGGCGGGCGAGGAGGAGTGGATGGCCTGGGGCGTGCCCAACTGCGGCAAGGGGCAACCGATGCAGATCGGCCACACCGGGCACCCCGCGTCCCCGGGACGCTTCCGCGGCGTACGCGTGGGGGTGAAGGGATGA
- a CDS encoding sugar ABC transporter ATP-binding protein, with the protein MNTPHGLVPGATPAAAPPLLEVRAIRKSFLGVEVLHGIDLDLRAGEVHALVGENGAGKSTLMKIIAGVHQPDGGTIHLDGAPVTFTHPLAAYEAGVSTVFQEFNLLPERTIAENVYLGREPRRRGVVDERRMIADTGRLLADLGITQLAPRRRVRTLSVAEQQVVEIVKALSYDARIVSMDEPTAALADHEVELLYRLVRTLRDRDVAVLYVSHRLKEIFDLADRVTVLKDGHLVDTVDTADLTPDALVKKMVGRSFTAFFPDPLPTTSIGDVRLRVRGGGNDQVDDIDLEVRAGEIVGLAGLQGSGRTELGHALFGVDRFTRGQVELDGRPVTIRSPRQAVGHGIALVSEDRKREGLALNQSILANARLVVDAVTPRNAARRALEVPSLLEQLELIAQGLDQEVQYLSGGNQQKVVLAKWLVTQPRLIVLDEPTRGIDVGAKRAVHDLVRQLADRGVATVLISSELPEVLGMADRIVVLHDGRIAGEVDPSVGEEHVMALATGHHDTEGTP; encoded by the coding sequence GTGAACACACCGCATGGCCTGGTCCCAGGTGCGACGCCGGCAGCTGCCCCGCCGCTGCTGGAGGTCCGCGCGATCCGCAAGTCCTTCCTGGGCGTGGAGGTGCTGCACGGCATCGACCTCGACCTGCGTGCCGGCGAGGTGCACGCCCTCGTCGGCGAGAACGGCGCCGGCAAGTCGACGCTGATGAAGATCATCGCCGGGGTCCACCAGCCCGATGGCGGCACCATCCACCTCGACGGGGCCCCGGTCACCTTCACCCACCCGCTCGCCGCGTACGAGGCGGGCGTGTCCACGGTGTTCCAGGAGTTCAACCTTCTGCCCGAGCGGACCATCGCCGAGAACGTCTACCTCGGGCGGGAACCACGGCGCCGCGGTGTGGTCGACGAACGCCGGATGATCGCCGACACCGGACGGCTGCTCGCCGATCTCGGCATCACCCAGCTCGCGCCACGCCGTCGCGTCCGGACGTTGTCGGTCGCCGAGCAGCAGGTCGTCGAGATCGTCAAGGCGCTGTCCTACGACGCACGGATCGTCTCGATGGACGAGCCGACGGCGGCGCTGGCCGACCACGAGGTCGAACTGCTGTACCGGCTGGTCCGCACGCTCCGCGATCGCGATGTGGCGGTGCTGTACGTCTCACACCGCCTCAAGGAGATCTTCGACCTCGCCGACCGGGTCACCGTGCTCAAGGACGGTCACCTCGTCGACACCGTCGACACCGCGGACCTCACCCCCGACGCCCTGGTCAAGAAGATGGTCGGGCGCTCGTTCACGGCGTTCTTCCCCGACCCGCTGCCGACGACCTCGATCGGGGACGTGCGGCTGCGGGTCCGTGGTGGCGGCAACGACCAGGTCGATGACATCGACCTCGAGGTCCGGGCGGGCGAGATCGTCGGCCTCGCGGGGCTCCAGGGCAGTGGCCGCACCGAGCTCGGCCACGCCCTCTTCGGGGTGGATCGCTTCACCCGCGGGCAGGTCGAGCTCGACGGGCGACCGGTCACCATCCGCTCGCCGCGGCAGGCGGTCGGGCACGGGATCGCGCTGGTCAGCGAGGACCGCAAGCGTGAGGGGCTCGCGCTGAACCAGTCGATCCTCGCCAACGCACGCCTCGTGGTCGATGCGGTGACCCCGAGGAACGCCGCACGGCGCGCCCTGGAGGTGCCGAGCCTGCTCGAACAGCTCGAGCTGATCGCGCAGGGGCTCGACCAGGAGGTGCAGTACCTGTCCGGCGGGAACCAGCAGAAGGTCGTCCTCGCCAAGTGGCTGGTGACGCAGCCGCGGCTGATCGTGCTGGACGAGCCCACCCGCGGGATCGACGTCGGCGCCAAGCGCGCCGTCCACGACCTGGTGCGCCAGCTCGCCGACCGGGGCGTGGCCACCGTGCTGATCTCCTCCGAGCTGCCCGAGGTCCTCGGGATGGCCGACCGGATCGTCGTGCTGCACGACGGCCGCATCGCGGGAGAGGTCGATCCGAGCGTCGGCGAGGAGCACGTCATGGCCCTCGCCACGGGTCACCACGACACGGAGGGGACCCCGTGA
- a CDS encoding type II toxin-antitoxin system Phd/YefM family antitoxin — MAEAGIRDLRDHLSRYLERVRSGEELTVTDRGQPIARLIPVDGPHTLDRLIAEGLVTPAATRDRRRPTTRVAVTGQVSGLVAEQRR, encoded by the coding sequence ATGGCCGAGGCCGGGATCCGGGACCTGCGCGATCACCTGAGCCGCTACCTCGAGCGTGTCCGGTCCGGTGAGGAGCTGACCGTCACCGACCGGGGACAACCCATCGCGAGGCTGATCCCGGTCGACGGGCCACACACGCTCGACCGGCTGATCGCCGAGGGCCTCGTCACGCCGGCAGCGACCCGTGACCGACGCCGCCCGACGACCCGTGTGGCCGTCACCGGACAGGTCAGCGGCCTCGTCGCTGAGCAGCGTCGGTGA
- a CDS encoding type II toxin-antitoxin system VapC family toxin has protein sequence MIAYFDTSALIPLLVDEPGSDRAARLWDVADNVVAVRLIYAEARAALAQATRMGRLAAADLTTAIEGLEGLYVSLDLLEVDERIVRRAGELAQHHALRGYDAVHLAAAERVRDDATVLVAGDRSLCAAAGALGMAVADTSVDGHDG, from the coding sequence GTGATCGCCTACTTCGACACGTCCGCGCTCATCCCGCTCTTGGTCGACGAACCGGGCTCGGACCGTGCCGCCCGGTTGTGGGATGTGGCTGACAACGTCGTCGCCGTGCGGCTGATTTACGCCGAGGCTCGCGCCGCCCTCGCTCAGGCGACGCGGATGGGACGGCTCGCCGCGGCTGACCTCACCACGGCGATCGAGGGGCTCGAGGGTCTGTACGTCAGCCTGGACCTCTTGGAGGTCGACGAGCGCATCGTGCGTCGCGCAGGCGAGCTCGCACAGCACCACGCGCTGCGTGGCTACGACGCCGTTCACCTGGCAGCGGCCGAACGGGTTCGTGACGACGCGACGGTCCTGGTGGCTGGCGACCGCAGCCTGTGCGCCGCAGCCGGAGCGCTCGGCATGGCGGTCGCCGATACCTCCGTCGACGGTCATGATGGGTAA
- the rsgA gene encoding ribosome small subunit-dependent GTPase A, which produces MPRIDVEAFEDEWEDDHSFVEPRRRSDALSETAKQKVATHEIARVVAVDRGRIMVVFDGELLPARFAGGMRGTKVVVGDEVRITPPRDDNDVARITELLDRRTWLTRTGDDAQDDERVVVANADQVVVVLTADHLEVGARFADRVLVAASVGHLDAVLCINKLDLIDDRGEFDEVAARYEALGVPVRGTSAVTGEGLDELRMLLTGVWSAFSGHSGVGKSSLFNLLVPDADHAVGEIGRFGGRHTTVASKAVPIPAIDAWLVDTPGVRSFGLGTLAAEHLTRHMPELDRLECALDDCVHDGEPGCALPDALAAGDVHPTRLETYRRLLAALRDND; this is translated from the coding sequence GTGCCGAGGATCGATGTCGAAGCGTTCGAGGACGAGTGGGAGGATGACCACTCGTTCGTCGAGCCGCGCCGTCGGAGCGATGCGCTGAGCGAGACGGCCAAGCAGAAGGTCGCGACGCACGAGATCGCGCGGGTCGTGGCCGTCGACCGGGGCCGCATCATGGTGGTCTTCGACGGCGAACTGCTCCCCGCCCGGTTCGCGGGCGGGATGCGCGGCACCAAGGTCGTGGTCGGCGACGAGGTCCGCATCACGCCACCACGGGACGACAACGACGTCGCCCGCATCACCGAGCTGCTCGATCGGCGGACGTGGCTGACCCGCACCGGGGACGACGCACAGGACGACGAACGGGTGGTGGTCGCCAACGCCGACCAGGTGGTGGTGGTGCTGACCGCCGATCACCTCGAGGTCGGTGCGCGCTTCGCCGACCGGGTCCTCGTGGCTGCCTCCGTCGGGCACCTCGATGCGGTCCTGTGCATCAACAAGCTCGACCTGATCGACGATCGCGGCGAGTTCGACGAGGTCGCCGCGCGCTACGAGGCCCTCGGTGTCCCGGTCCGCGGGACCTCGGCGGTGACGGGGGAGGGGCTCGATGAACTCCGGATGCTGCTGACCGGGGTGTGGAGCGCGTTCTCGGGCCACTCCGGCGTGGGCAAGTCGTCCCTGTTCAACCTGCTCGTGCCCGACGCGGACCACGCCGTCGGCGAGATCGGCCGCTTCGGCGGTCGTCACACCACCGTGGCGTCGAAGGCGGTCCCGATCCCCGCGATCGACGCCTGGCTGGTCGACACACCGGGGGTCCGTTCCTTCGGGCTCGGGACCCTCGCAGCGGAGCACCTCACCCGGCACATGCCCGAGCTGGACCGACTCGAGTGTGCGCTCGACGACTGTGTGCACGACGGCGAGCCCGGCTGCGCGCTGCCGGACGCGCTCGCGGCCGGCGACGTGCACCCGACGCGCCTCGAGACCTACCGGCGCCTGCTCGCCGCGCTGCGCGACAACGATTGA